In Aspergillus nidulans FGSC A4 chromosome II, the genomic stretch CAGGTCTCAACCATATCATCCATCGCGCTGATCATCGACTCTGTTGCTCTTCCGTGACACTGGACGAAACACGGACCCTCAGTGGGCTCGTCGGACTGCAGGAAATGTAAATAATCCATGATGGTAACATGGTATCGCAGCCTTATCATAAACAGTCAAGGTAATCCTCGCTTCGCTAAACCCTCTGCGTCCCTGTTAACCTGGCTTCTGCAGGACCGGGTAGATTGGAGAATCCGGGGTAGTGAGTCTAGTAACCAAGGACATACGGAGAACTTGGTAGAATGAAGGGTCAAGACAGGCTTGTTATTGATGCTCGTTCCTGGCGAGTCATGAGTCCACGAATCACAATCCTGCCATTCCAGAACCGCACATCATTGCCGTCCATGGCACGGCGCGGTCCACGGGTGCTGTCATGGAACAAGCTCCGTCTCCTCCTTTTGTCGGGGCCTCTAAGCCCTAAGGGAGGTTAGGATCCGTTTCAGGGTTGCCGTTCCCACACTTAGCACCCACTTTTTGTTGGCCCATCCAGTGTCCTCGGGCCGCCCAACCGCCTGGACTCGAGGATCGTCATCCTTGACTGGCTTGCCTTGTGGCTGAATGCAGGCCCCGTTACTACCGGTGACCACGGCAGTGCGGTGACTCGTGCCTGGCGGCGTTGGCCAGGGCATTGTGGGGATGCTCAAGATCAAACCCGGCACCCTGAAAGTGGTCTGCTGTGGACTGTAGACTGTACCTAGAGACTTGCAAGTCCAGCATGAAACAGGTCAATCTGTCGCATCCTTCTGGGCGGCTGCCCTGGATCTCTTGTCATCTCATCTCCCGAGGCAGAAACGGGCAATGCAGGTTGGATTCAGATCGCTCGGGTGACCTCTTGACTGCAGCCGTGCCCTGGTCATTAGCAAAAAACCTCTTGGGTGGCTAGGCCTAAAGATATTGATTCCCCgccagcaagctgaagaaccggATCTGGTTGTATACGACCCCTGCAGCTTCCGGCTAAAGTCCTGCCCCGCTTGCTGTTGATATGTCAGTCTGTGACAGTGTCGGCACGGCCCTGCAATCTAAGGCAATATGGGTACTTGGCTGTTCCGTATTGAGTACGGAAAGGAGCAAACTCCTTAAAGAGACAGCTATATAAGCAGGTAGAGATACCCTATCTACTCTCCTCTCcgtcatcgtcctctcaTTCTCTAAACCTCTGGAAGGTTCCCTTGAGTCGGATTTGATATCCTTGCTTGACCATGGCCATGTCGAAGATTGCTACCCTCGCGGGTCTTCTCGCCTCTGCTGGCCTCGTTGCAGGCCACGGATACgtgacgaagatgacgatcgATGGAGAAGAATATGGTGGATGGCTCGCTGATAGCTATTACTACATGGACTCGCCGCCGGATAACTACGGATGGAGTACGACAGTGACCGACAATGGCTTCGTCTCCCCCGATGCCTTTGGTACCGACGACATCACCTGCCACAGGGGCGCCACTCCTGGTGCTCTCTCTGCCCCGGTGACAGCCGGCAGCAAGATCGATATCACTTGGAACACCTGGCCCGAATCTCATAAGGGTGGGTATTAACTTTCAAATGCTTTTGCTTGTCCTACTAACAGATAATCAAGGCCCCATCATCAACTACCTCGCCAAATGCAACGGCgactgctcttcagccgacAAGACCAGCCTCGAATTCGTGAAGATCCAGGCCGAAGCGATTGTCGACGCTTCCACCAACACCTGGGTTACCGATGAACTCATTGAGAACTCCTTCACTACTTCCGTTACGATCCCTGCCTCCATCGCCCCAGGTAACTACGTCCTCCGACACGAGATCATCGCCCTCCACTCTGCAGGCCAGCAGAACGGTGCCCAAGCATACCCTCAGTGCTTGAACCTGGTTGTCAGCGGCAGCGGTACTGACAACCCATCTGGTACTCCTGGTACTCAGCTGTACTCTGCTAACGATGAGGGCATCGTCTTCGATATCTACTCGAACCCGACCTCGTACCCTATGCCTGGTCCTGAGCTGTACAGTGGTTAGATTGAGGCGCTCAGGGAGGTTGGGTTGTGAATGCGTGAGCTCGGTAGTCTGAGCTTTCGTGGGCTTACGCAGTTAGCTATCGCTGCGTGGTCCATTGTCTGTTTAAATGTATATATTGTTGTCAACAATCCACATCTATCCTACAATTACTTGTTCTGCTGATTCTGAAGTGTATTTATCATGTAGAACACATCCAACCCCTGCTTAGGTTGCAATCCCGGTGGCTTAGAGGGCTCGCGTACATTCTCTAAAAATATATTTACTGATATGCCTCCAGCCAACCACTTTCATCGAACATCAAAAGTAAACAAGAGACTCAACTAAGACTGATTTCTTTTAGACAGGATCCTTCATCCGTTCACTAATCGCAATTTCAAGTGGATAGACGGAAATAGGTTCACCAAGACAAGGCTGACCATCAGCCTTGCGGCCATCCTATGAATAGCTAGTTTAATCTAACATACATCCGATCTAGTCGTTCAGGGTCGCAGCCTTGCCTTTCCTCGAATATGTGGTATAATCTTCTTTATCTATCTAAGGTGCctctctggctggctttcTCAATTACTTTTCTGCtttgaaagagaaataaTCGACAGTTTTGAGTCCTCAGTACGTCTGCATTATACAAGGTATATGTCGCCGCTACACCATATTTCTACATACAACCAGAGTCCCATCCAAGCCTACCAGTGCCATACATTTTATTACCCCCTTACactgcttctcctcccttAAAGACAGCCCTACTGTTACTGACCTTTCTCCCTCAGATCTCCCTTCCACCTCCCGTGTCTGACCATGTTTGAAACCCGCCTCTGCGGCGCTTGTGGCGAGCCTGCTACCGGGGTTGCCGGCATTTCCCAGAGCTGGTACGAAACCTGTCCGGGGTGCGACGCAATCAACAATGGCCTTACAATGTGTGATGTGTGCATGgaaggcgatgaggagattgaaggggTCTGCTGGAGGTGCAACGATGAAGAATGGATCCGTTGTTCTTATGAATGTGAGAATGGGTATGTACAAAGGGTTGAGCGGTGTCCTAGTGAGATGCATTGTGATCACTGGGAGTATGAGGATGACTGAgggtttagggcattataTGGTAGTTAAGGATCCCTGTCTTGTCAGGGCCTAGGACTCTTTCGATGGGCTATCGTCAGATGTATGGAGATGTGAATACAGTCTCTGTGCTTTGTTCCTTGGCCTctatcttccagaagctcgtTCTAGATGCACTTTTTGGTCTATCCTTGAGTCTGGATTATTCTGCACAGAACTCACAGTCCATACTGAGGACCGGACCTTCAAAACCATCGAATACAGCCCGCATCTTGTATACAGGTTAACAGCATACCATACCCCTTACTCACGGCATATACGAGCACAGATCACCCATGTCTAGGGCATGGCGTATACGAGGTCGAGCCACAGCAAGCCACGGCCCAGAGTATGAAACATGCATATGATACAGTGAGTCTCACGGCCTCATTCGCATATGCGCCACCACTCCATGTAAGGAGAACAAGGTGGCTCTGGGGCAGGAATGGGGGGCAGTGGCGAATATAGATTTGCGCATATGATCTACAGGTAATTACTGGCCTTATGGTGGGGGAATACGAGTAAATGGCATGTATAGGGTCATGCATGCCAGAAAGATTTTGTTGGTAGTATGACCCTTCGCCCTGAAGAACATTGTAGAACAAAGCCGTCTAGATTTGAGATGGTAGGCGCCGTGGGAGAGTGAACCGTAGGGTATAAATATGCGGCCGCCGCTCATGAAACCTTTCTTCCTCAAGCACAACAAATCATCACATCCTGATCTCGCTTTAGACACCATCCAACATTTCAAGATGAAGTATCTCGTCGCCCTCGTTGCCGCCCTCGGGTAAGCACTCCATGTCTATTCaagtctttttttttctcgttgCAACATAGGACCCTGCTAACCTTTCAATAGTCTCTGTGTCTCTGGTTAGTTATGCCAGCCTCGTTTCATCTTCCTTCGCAGCTGACATCCCAGATACCATGGCCGTGTCCTGCGGCGCCCAAGGAAGCTCCAAGGGCGTACGATGCGTTGCCATCAACCAGCCCTGCCCCAGCGGTTTCCGGCCTGTTTTCTATGATGATCCAGCTCCCTGCTATAACAATCAGCGGTGCTGTGTTTGAGGTCATGGTCAGGGCGGCGTTCACTTTTGTACGGAAACTGGAGAATGCGGTGGGTAAATTAGTTAAGAGGTTCTTGCGTATCGTCACGATTTGGCCTAGGCCACGACCGGGTGTGGTTCGACGCGAGATTGCGATTTCTCTTGGGGTGTAGGTAGAGGTAGTGCGAATAGGTCATGCCTGTTAAGTCAGCAGTGCTTGCTAGGAAATGAATGATATCTGTGTTTTCAGTTCATTGCTTGTGGTAGACAATCATAGGAACGGCCTGGGTCACAACGCAAAAAGAGGATTTCCAGTAGTACCTGACACAAGATGACCTAGACTTGAGCATCAGATTAGTACGAATGAACGTGAACGAAGAAACCAGCCGTTTCTTAAGCTGACAAGGACATCGCTACTGGTGACAGGTCAAGTTCTTCACGGATCCTGCAAATCAACGAGAAGTGACTCGGGAGCGCACATTGCCGTACGCGAACAAGGGTAGGCAAGAGAGATCAGCTCGCAGGCGAGTGACCTTGCAGTTGAAGAGTTCGATATAGATCGGGGTACTTCGAACAGTCTCCTTGTCATGAGTGAACACACGGTTAAGGCAAAAACACGAACAGTTGTGGAGGTATCGTGGATGAGAAAGTCTAATTCTATATTCTCATGAGGCCATGCTATGCAATACGCTTATATGCCACCTCTCTATACCCATCAACCGTCAGATTTTCACTCTCAATATCCAGctctttcctcctcaactccCACTCTCCAAAGTAATTTGGACTGTCGCCGATTTTACTAAACCCAAGTCCTTCAAAAAGCTTCAAGCTCCGCTCGTTGGCCTGCCCAATCTTTACACTCAACGCCCCAAACTTCAGCTCCTTTACCTCCTTGCCTATGGCCTTTTTGGCCTCTTCGTCGCCTACCACAAATTCTCCCAGAAcctctctctccctctcaaTAACATACGTCAGGAATGCCAGGAGCGCAGCCTTCCCAAAGCCCTTCCCTTGATCCTTTTTTTCGGCAATCATAAGCTCGATTTCGCCGATGATCTGAGGGTTGCTAGAATTcctttcctcgtctccatcttcttcatcttcctccactCGGAGAAACAGATTGATATCCCCAATCATGCGGGTGGGagcatcgtcctcgtcaGTGAGACTTAGATTCCCATTATCCGTCTCAGGTGCCACCGGAAGACAGATGATAAAGGTTAGTTTATCAGCGTCGTTCCGCCAAGACTGCTGCATGGCGTACTCTTCTGAGAGGGAGAGGGGCTCTGAGGCTGTTGCTTGTTGGATCTCCTACTTGCTCATTAGAATTCCTGGGGCGTATATGAGGGGATTGGCTATATGTGGCCGGCGTACCTCGTCCTTCATCCATTCGTGGTACCGCGGCACATGCCATTTCGAGTATGGCACTAGGAGGACCTTTGAGGTGGAGATTGCTGGGATCAGATCAGTTTACTGTGGTTGTGAGTTGTGGATGGGAGGCCTATGGACCTGTTGTGGCGTTTAGGAGCATTTTTGTTCCTGAGTCTCGTTTTCTGGAGTATTTGTTAGTGGGATGGAATGCTGCGGTGGAAATTGGATATTTTCGCAGTCTTGGCGTTTGACTCcgtttgaggatgaagttgctCGGACGGGAATCAGTACAATGCCAATAATCTAGGTGCCAACATTTCGCTCATGAACTATTTATTCGTTTAGATGCTATGCACGTATTATagtttctcctccttccccgcGAAAGTCCCAAACCTGACTACTTCTACCCCCAGCGTTTCGGTATCCACCAAGACAAGCTCACCCGTTTCCCGGAACTTGGGAAGCGAGATGAGGCGAACGGTAGGGACGGCTGCATTCTGCGCCGTCCCGCCCATCTCTGTGTCTTCGCCGTCCGGTCTCAAGGGCAAGTCTCCCTCAATAACGGCGGTCTTGAATTGGGGCTGGTTGCccgcgaagaagaggtgAGGGCAGGACTCCATGACGAAGGGGTCGTGCGTTTGGAATGGATAGGACCCTTTGTACGTGTCATTAATGAATATTAGGAGACAATGGGGGTAACAATGGGCAACATACATAACGTATCTGGGGCCGTGGGGACTCCACACCTCCACCGCAGCATGGCCTCCATGACCCGTATTCTGGCCTCTGTATCCCCGTTCATGTCGACATTACCGTCCTCATCGGCGAAATCCAGGTACCGGAGCACGTCGTCCACGTTCtggccgctgctgccccAAAATCGCCATCCCTCTACGTCTCCCTCCCAAGGATTCGTCACGCTGTCGAACCAGCCCGGCTCTACTTTGTCTTCTCCGATTGGCGGTGCGGAACAGTATGCCCTTGACCGAGGAAACATCGCCCGGTGGATTGGCTGTTGGGGCAGGGCGAAATTCGCTGGGTCGCTCTCGCCTGGCATAAGTGTAATCGGTATGCTAGGCAGGAGCTCTGCCAAGAAGGAATCCAGTTGTGTAATAGGTGATGCGTTATACGCTGAAGCGTCATATCCGTACTTCTTCTGGTGCGCAATCTTTTTCGCCGGTACTCCATCCGTTGCCGGTGCTGCCTCGATGGTGCTCGCGCCGAGTGAGTTCCCGGCGATGATCAACCTCGTAATCCTACTAGCATCTGGCGGAGAACCCTCTTCGCCCTTAGATGATCCCGTGTAGCCTAGAAGATAGTCTGTCAGGAGCTCAAGGGCGAGGGTGTCACTTGAGGTCCCCGTTATTCCAAGGCCGCTGACCATTGCAATTTTTcccttcttcgcttctttggGTGCCTTCGCTTCATCTCTTTCCCACCGCCGTGGTTGCCGAGCGAGATCAGGAACCTTGATATCGATCGCTTCAAAATCTCCATTTGCGTTTTCTGTCCCAAGCACCGCGATAATTACCCCTGTCGCTAGTTGAACTGACTGAAGCTTACTTCCTGTAAGTCGCAGTCGTCCGGACTCGTCTTCCAGCATGATCTCCGTTAGCTCTGGGTGTGCGGGATCTTGGTAGGTTCGTCGAGGGGGAGGCGCTGATGTGAAGTTCTGCCAACTGTCAGTACGTGCCTCACGAGGGTAAACCGGTCAACTTGCATCTTTTGCAAGGTCATCAAGAATATTGGGTTTTAATGGCATCTCCATATATATTGTGCCCGCAACCCAGCAAAGCTCTCCTTGTCGGACATCCAGTACTCGTTCCACGCGACGGGCATGTTCTCCTGCAATCTGCAATCCACAAAGAGTCAGTACACAGGAAACGGCGGCAGGAACCAAATGCGAGGGGCTTTGTACACTGAATCCTTCCCAGGCCTCGACTGCAACCGCCTCGACCGCTGGTTTCAGCTTCGCGAGCCGCAAGAAGTACATATCTCCATATTGCTGTTGGTATTGTCGTTCCTGACCGGGAGGAAGTCGGAAGGTATTCAAAGGATTGTAGATGGAGGAATTTCGATGTGAAAGCTCATATTGTTGTGTGCTAGGAGTGGTTTGGAGTTAACGAAGCACGGCGAACTCAGAATGCGGAGAAGCGCACCTTGGAGGACGCAGGAATTCTTGTTCTGAGGAATTGGCAGCCATATTCTCAGGTCAATTTCTCACCGGCGCAATGACTGCATCGACTATGTCGCGGAGTCAAACACTTTTCTCGTGCGCTGCTGGTCGACTGATTGTTGCGGACTCGAGACTGGCGGGGACGCGGAAGACGCGTCTTTTGGCGTTCTGCCATCATTTCCGCTTTTGGGTCACTTTCAGCTTTTCAACCACTCCTTCGATGCAGCAGTCTATGCAATAACATTCACAGTAAGATATCAAAATATTATAAGAGCACCTGCTTTGCCTTTTGGGCTACTGGTTTCAACAATGTTTTGGCGCCGCCAAACAGCCTACGAGACGAAGCGCAGTGGCGTGCAGAcctacttggtagtttgGAGCACTCTTGAGCAACCACTATGCAGTTCCAAGGACCGAGATGCTTATTCGTACATCGTTGCTGCCCTTGTACCTCAGAATGTTACTAATGATCAGGAGCTAATCTCTAACCACCTCCGTCTTCTCGCTAGCAGAACGGCCAGGCAGCAATTCACTGATATGCGTCATCCCAGAGCACCTTGGCCACCGATTGTTCCCCTAAAACTCACAAAATGCGGCTGATTATGATGTACCACGCTCGCCGAATGGATCGCAACTCAGAGAATGAGTGATGGCGGAAACTTCCATCAGCAGGGTACGGTATCTGAATTGATATAGCGAATCTAAGTACCACGAGTGAAGGGTATCACTCCTCCATATAACTGGATGTGAGATTCTCATTTAAGCACAGCAGTGCTCAGCCTACTCAGTTAGAAATACCAGGCATGGATGCGTCTAATGCCATCCATCCCTTTCAGATGCCTTACCCCCTCGCTGGGTCTCGAACCCTTACCCGCATGCCCATACCATACAAATCTATAAAGTTTCCGAATGACTTCAGCAAGAATGGTAAGACCAAGGTCTTCCATTGGCTAGTACTTGTTTAATATTATATGGCATTTCCCACAGACTCGAATATTCAGGCGCCGTAGAGAGAATGGCCGAGGCCATATTCCATCGAGAGTATGCATTCGACTCTCATTCTGGGCATTAAACATATTCCACAATTTGCCAAAGAATTTGGACCATGAGTCCCTCATATCTTTGTGTCGCGCCTCAAAGGCTCGATTCATTCACCACTCATCTCTTCCACTATTGGCGTTCTAGGACGCGGACAGGACCACGGTCAATCCGAGATATCGCCTGCACGTCCACAATGAAGTTCAAGGTTTTCCATTTATCGACCACCGGCTACCTCATCATCTTGAATCTGTCATGCATTATCGTCTCTGCATCCAGCTTCGAATCTTTGCTCCGCGGCCTTCACCCCAGCGTTCTTACCCGCAGTTTACCGGGCTCTCTTGCTTTTGTTCCAGGAGAAGCTATTGGAAATTACCAGCCTCCACCAGGGCCCATCCATTATGGCCCTTTGCCGACGACTGACCCCGTTAGCTCGGAAGCGCCTGCGATTGCTTCGGCAGCTGCGAATGCAGATGGTAACGACATTGGATACGGGTCAAGGCGGGCCATGGCTGCGACCGAAAGCCCTGACGCTGCGGACGAGTAAGTCATCCTTGATTATGCCTGCAATGCTACGAATGAAGTTTAATGGTCGCTGCTAGGGTAACAAGTCGTATCCCCTCTGTGACGGAGATGGATGCGATGATAGCAAAGGCTCAAGCGGCATCGGCGAATAAAGGCGTGGCGTGGCCATCGATGGGCTTGATAGTGCCGATACTCGTGCCTTTCCTACAGTTATGACAGAAACACAGAATATTGCGCCGAATACTCCGCAACGTCTCCCACCGGGAAAAGACGTGGCTAGAGATGAGTTAGCAGGATTTTTTGGTATGACTGGACGTACCAATTATATGTACAGTTACCCATCGCCACTAGATATTATGTACATCGTTCACATTATTCATGGTCATTCATCGTGGTCGATTACGTTCATACACCGCGATCGATAAAGCTTCACAACGGAAACTCATAACTGAAATGGGCCTCAATTCTGCACATTTCATTGCATCTCATTGCATCGCAAGAATATTACACAGAAAGCTGTGTTTGAAGCCGAATAGACCTAAACTCGGACAGTTTGCTCAGCAAGCCGTAGGATCTAGGAGAGACAAGAGTGGGCGGTATTAAACAGTGACACGTTAAGCCACATCTTCACCAGTGTACGGAGGCGCATGCCCAAATCCAACTGCTGGCCGAAACAAAACTGCGAGTGTGAGGCCGATACGAGGCATTAGTAGAGTTCAGAAGTTGGGGCCGAGACAACAGCAATGTGAGCCTCGGTCCGTTTCCCCGCATTTCCAGCAGCTGTCCagctctccctcctctcttcATATGCACTAAGTCAGCTTTGAATAGCCGATTAATTACCACGGGAAAAGGTTTTATACTATTTATCTACTAGGACTTCCACTGTTCTTCGTTCCCACCTCGTCCTCTTACCTTTTAGACCCAAAATCCTGTCAGGGGCTTTCTTAAACTACTGCAAACTATAAAAGCAGGAATACAAAGGTAATCGCGTCTACCCGTCGAACTTCTAGCTTACTGGATACTAAAATGATCCAGATTCTACCGTTAAAATGTCAATCACAACCCCTCTTACTaagctcctcaacatccagaGCCCCGTCCTCCTAGCAGGGATGGCGAAAGCCTCTGGGGCGCCCCTCGCAGCTGCAGTCTCCAACGCTGGAGGGCTTGGCGTGATTGGTGGGCTAGGCTACACGCCCGAACAAATGAACGAAATGCTCACGGAACTCAAGAGCCTGCTCAAGGACAAATCTCTGCCGTTCGGTGTCGACCTTGCTCTTCCACAGATTGGCGGCAACGCACGCAAGACAAACCATGACTATACGGGTGGAAAACTGGACGAGCTAATCGATGTGATTATCTCGCATGGCGCGAAGCTGTTTGTTTCGGCTGTTGGAGTTCCGCCGGCACATGTGATCAAGCGGCTGCACGAGGCGGGCATCCTCATTATGAATATGGTGGGAGCGCCGAAACATGCAGAGAAGGCGTTGAAGGCGGGGGTGGATATCATTTGTGCGCAGGGTGGTGAGGGCGGAGGTCATACGGGTGACATCCCGTTTTCTGTGCTGATTCCCGCGGTTGTGGATACGGTGCAGAAGTATAAGAGTCCGTTAACGGGCCAGACGCCGCTAGTTGTTGCGGCCGGAGGTGTTAATGATGGGCGGAGcttggcggcggcgttgaCATTAGGTGCGTCTGGTGTGTGGGTGGGTACGAGGTTCCTGGCGACGGAAGAGAGCGGCGCGAGTAAGTTGCATAAGCAGGCTGTTATCAATGCGCAGTATGGTGAGACGAAGAGAACGCTTGTGGTGTCTGGAAGGCCACTGCGGTTGCTGCCGAATGATTATATCAaggagtgggagaagaagcctgAGGAGATCGCGAGGTTGACGTCTCAGGGAATTGTGCCGATGGAACATGATTTCAACAATGACAAGGAAGTCGATCTGCCGTTCCTGATGGGTGATGTCTCGGGCATCATTAAGGATATTAAGCCTGCTGGAGTGGtcttgaaggagatggtTGAGCAGGCGGCGGATGTGCTGAAGCGgactgctgctcttgcttcaGGTCCTGCGAGCAAGCTGTGATGAATCTGTCAGTTTGGTCGGTACGTGTCTTCCATCTTGTGGTTTCAGGTCTCCTATTCAATATGGATAACTGTATATATTAAGCAAAGCTATGGTCCACATAAATCAGATGCGTCTTTAGCTAGATAGCACGTACAAGTACATAAATCATAAAGTACCATAGCAGGAATCGTCCCCAGTAGCAGAGCGTAAGTGCAAGGCGGCATCGAGACGGACAGAATGCGTCCAACAATGTCAGCCACAAGCCAGGGGATGGATAAGCACCGTTCGCAACAGGCGGCACCGAACGAGGATCGTGTATAGCGAAAATGTAGATTCCAAAATAAGTGCACTACGTTGACAGCTGTCGACAGGCATTTTTTGTTCATTGAGCCTTAAGCTCTGCAAAATCGCCGGATACTAACTGC encodes the following:
- a CDS encoding lytic polysaccharide monooxygenase auxiliary activity family 9 protein (transcript_id=CADANIAT00004845), yielding MAMSKIATLAGLLASAGLVAGHGYVTKMTIDGEEYGGWLADSYYYMDSPPDNYGWSTTVTDNGFVSPDAFGTDDITCHRGATPGALSAPVTAGSKIDITWNTWPESHKDNQGPIINYLAKCNGDCSSADKTSLEFVKIQAEAIVDASTNTWVTDELIENSFTTSVTIPASIAPGNYVLRHEIIALHSAGQQNGAQAYPQCLNLVVSGSGTDNPSGTPGTQLYSANDEGIVFDIYSNPTSYPMPGPELYSG
- a CDS encoding uncharacterized protein (transcript_id=CADANIAT00004846), with translation MFETRLCGACGEPATGVAGISQSWYETCPGCDAINNGLTMCDVCMEGDEEIEGVCWRCNDEEWIRCSYECENGYVQRVERCPSEMHCDHWEYEDD
- a CDS encoding uncharacterized protein (transcript_id=CADANIAT00004847); the protein is MKDEEIQQATASEPLSLSEEYAMQQSWRNDADKLTFIICLPVAPETDNGNLSLTDEDDAPTRMIGDINLFLRVEEDEEDGDEERNSSNPQIIGEIELMIAEKKDQGKGFGKAALLAFLTYVIEREREVLGEFVVGDEEAKKAIGKEVKELKFGALSVKIGQANERSLKLFEGLGFSKIGDSPNYFGEWELRRKELDIESENLTVDGYREVAYKRIA
- a CDS encoding DNA-directed DNA polymerase delta subunit POL31 (transcript_id=CADANIAT00004848), with translation MAANSSEQEFLRPPSTQQYELSHRNSSIYNPLNTFRLPPGQERQYQQQYGDMYFLRLAKLKPAVEAVAVEAWEGFSIAGEHARRVERVLDVRQGELCWVAGTIYMEMPLKPNILDDLAKDNFTSAPPPRRTYQDPAHPELTEIMLEDESGRLRLTGSKLQSVQLATGVIIAVLGTENANGDFEAIDIKVPDLARQPRRWERDEAKAPKEAKKGKIAMVSGLGITGTSSDTLALELLTDYLLGYTGSSKGEEGSPPDASRITRLIIAGNSLGASTIEAAPATDGVPAKKIAHQKKYGYDASAYNASPITQLDSFLAELLPSIPITLMPGESDPANFALPQQPIHRAMFPRSRAYCSAPPIGEDKVEPGWFDSVTNPWEGDVEGWRFWGSSGQNVDDVLRYLDFADEDGNVDMNGDTEARIRVMEAMLRWRCGVPTAPDTLWSYPFQTHDPFVMESCPHLFFAGNQPQFKTAVIEGDLPLRPDGEDTEMGGTAQNAAVPTVRLISLPKFRETGELVLVDTETLGVEVVRFGTFAGKEEKL
- a CDS encoding uncharacterized protein (transcript_id=CADANIAT00004849), with translation MSPSYLCVAPQRLDSFTTHLFHYWRSRTRTGPRSIRDIACTSTMKFKVFHLSTTGYLIILNLSCIIVSASSFESLLRGLHPSVLTRSLPGSLAFVPGEAIGNYQPPPGPIHYGPLPTTDPVSSEAPAIASAAANADGNDIGYGSRRAMAATESPDAADEVTSRIPSVTEMDAMIAKAQAASANKGVAWPSMGLIVPILVPFLQL
- a CDS encoding NAD(P)H-dependent flavin oxidoreductase (transcript_id=CADANIAT00004850); the protein is MSITTPLTKLLNIQSPVLLAGMAKASGAPLAAAVSNAGGLGVIGGLGYTPEQMNEMLTELKSLLKDKSLPFGVDLALPQIGGNARKTNHDYTGGKLDELIDVIISHGAKLFVSAVGVPPAHVIKRLHEAGILIMNMVGAPKHAEKALKAGVDIICAQGGEGGGHTGDIPFSVLIPAVVDTVQKYKSPLTGQTPLVVAAGGVNDGRSLAAALTLGASGVWVGTRFLATEESGASKLHKQAVINAQYGETKRTLVVSGRPLRLLPNDYIKEWEKKPEEIARLTSQGIVPMEHDFNNDKEVDLPFLMGDVSGIIKDIKPAGVVLKEMVEQAADVLKRTAALASGPASKL